Proteins found in one Cetobacterium somerae genomic segment:
- a CDS encoding adenine nucleotide alpha hydrolase family protein, translating into MEKIMVLFKYYNDAKLAIENFKSLKKRFGFEILPLYIKELRVPTGVTFLSPSMTMDILKEYEDEYIEDLKNLLLKEGIKDELVVEIGINKEIVQEYLKKVDCLMLEETEYLDEDFLDILKIIYKPVIIVNKSVSSFKNVVIISDDGVKVNKSVNSFIRDFPQVKSVTLLSWNYKYQENNLLELLERKGIEAKIEMFNQQFNTKDEFFQRMNEFDFIIMGNLSKSFFFEKITKRMGVEIIEKATKPIFIG; encoded by the coding sequence ATGGAAAAAATAATGGTATTATTTAAATATTATAATGATGCAAAGTTAGCTATAGAAAATTTTAAGTCACTAAAAAAGAGATTTGGGTTTGAAATATTACCGCTTTATATAAAAGAGTTAAGAGTTCCAACAGGAGTAACATTTTTAAGTCCTAGTATGACGATGGATATTTTAAAAGAATATGAAGATGAGTATATTGAAGATTTAAAAAATCTATTGTTGAAAGAGGGAATTAAGGATGAACTTGTTGTTGAGATAGGAATAAATAAAGAGATAGTTCAGGAATATTTAAAAAAAGTGGATTGTTTAATGTTAGAAGAAACTGAATATTTAGATGAAGATTTTTTAGATATATTAAAGATTATATATAAACCTGTTATTATTGTAAATAAAAGTGTATCATCTTTTAAAAATGTTGTAATAATTTCAGATGATGGAGTCAAAGTTAATAAAAGTGTAAATAGCTTTATTAGAGATTTTCCTCAAGTAAAAAGTGTTACTTTATTAAGTTGGAATTATAAATATCAAGAAAACAATTTGCTTGAGTTATTAGAAAGAAAAGGAATTGAAGCAAAAATAGAGATGTTTAATCAACAATTTAATACAAAAGATGAATTTTTTCAAAGGATGAATGAATTTGATTTTATAATAATGGGAAATTTAAGTAAATCATTTTTCTTTGAAAAAATAACAAAACGTATGGGAGTAGAGATAATAGAAAAAGCAACAAAACCAATTTTTATAGGTTAA
- a CDS encoding MFS transporter, which translates to MFRDSYDKNKFLITVEGMSANMLSLGIQGFALTALALYFKCEPFWISVITTLPLGLQLLQIFLGTYYKFFKTKKRALLFSAAAARIPMCFLFFIVLFDKIDYRLLVGIVFIYSFFSAFVSGIWTSSVGDIIKKEDRGTFFSRRFTLISMSTVVFSYIVSKALNYTPGKTSILVLTFIIAIAAITTLILLYFHEIPNFKESQISFSIKKPLKDSNFFNFLMFIAMWNFSIEFTKPYFYYFAVVDLNASYNILGLSSSLTAILSIIAFFIYGKLVQRIGYKKLLSFGIGVSSYVVIFYFLMTKETVNSLIMLDAIGTAVGWSAINLSLFSLLLELSSPDRDSYTAAYSLSVGVLGLTGAFLGGYLANFLHGKTILIFGDSYAGLKLMFFISLFLRFYCMLLLTKVRAYQKSLYYPGLYPSIIYLLRNRR; encoded by the coding sequence CGTGACTCTTATGATAAAAATAAATTCCTTATTACCGTTGAGGGTATGAGTGCCAATATGCTTTCTTTAGGTATTCAAGGCTTTGCCCTTACTGCTTTAGCTTTATACTTTAAATGCGAACCATTTTGGATATCAGTTATTACAACTCTACCTTTAGGATTACAATTACTTCAAATTTTTTTAGGAACATATTATAAGTTTTTTAAAACAAAAAAAAGAGCTTTATTATTTAGCGCTGCTGCTGCTAGAATTCCAATGTGTTTTTTATTTTTCATTGTTCTTTTCGATAAAATAGATTACAGACTTCTCGTGGGAATCGTTTTTATATATTCATTTTTTTCAGCTTTTGTAAGTGGAATATGGACAAGCTCTGTTGGAGATATTATAAAAAAAGAGGATCGTGGAACTTTTTTTTCTAGAAGATTTACTTTAATCTCTATGTCAACGGTAGTTTTTTCATACATAGTTTCAAAAGCTTTAAACTATACCCCTGGAAAAACTAGTATTTTAGTACTAACTTTCATTATTGCTATAGCTGCAATTACAACATTAATTTTACTTTATTTTCACGAGATACCAAACTTTAAAGAAAGTCAAATAAGTTTTTCCATAAAAAAACCATTAAAAGATAGTAATTTTTTTAACTTTTTAATGTTTATTGCAATGTGGAATTTTTCTATTGAATTTACAAAACCTTATTTTTATTATTTTGCTGTTGTTGACTTAAATGCTTCTTATAATATATTGGGATTATCTAGTTCTTTAACTGCTATATTATCTATAATCGCATTTTTTATATATGGAAAATTAGTACAACGAATTGGCTATAAAAAACTTTTATCTTTCGGAATTGGAGTTTCTAGTTATGTTGTTATTTTTTATTTTTTAATGACCAAAGAAACTGTTAATAGCCTAATTATGTTAGATGCCATTGGAACTGCTGTAGGATGGTCCGCTATAAATCTTTCTTTATTTAGCTTACTTTTAGAATTATCTTCTCCTGATAGAGATTCTTATACAGCAGCCTATTCTCTTTCTGTTGGAGTTTTAGGACTAACTGGTGCATTTTTAGGTGGTTATCTTGCTAATTTTTTACATGGAAAAACTATTTTGATTTTTGGTGATTCCTATGCTGGATTAAAACTTATGTTCTTTATAAGTTTATTTCTAAGATTTTATTGTATGCTACTTTTAACTAAAGTTAGAGCCTATCAAAAAAGTCTTTATTATCCTGGCCTGTATCCATCTATTATTTATTTACTTAGAAATAGACGATAA
- a CDS encoding TldD/PmbA family protein, translating into MIDKSLVENILNEALSTGGDFAEIFVENKVGDSFYLVDGKIEQAISGKDFGIGIRIFKGLFSVYAYTNDMNKENLIKVAQKASKAIRGTKEDLVINLIKQEIENKHKIILAPGSVLKEDKISIMKEAYNAAKEYDNCISQVRVNYNDSTQNILVANSEGIWAEDSRVRSRLGIESIASDMNDMQTGSYRPGAAKGFEFFKEIDIKSYAKEASRIAKTMLGAKYAPSGKMPVIIENEFGGVIFHEACGHGLEATSVAKGLSVFAGKIGEQVASSVVSAVDDGTLSNEWGSSNIDDEGTPTRRNLLIENGILKGYMVDKLNGRRMGVESTGSARRESYKYAPTSRMTNTFILNGTSSLEDMLSNVENGIYAKYMGGGSVNPSTGDFNFSIMEGYLIKNGKITEPVRGATLIGNGPEILHKIDMVGDNLAHGQGMCGSVSGSIPANVGQPRIKIKDIVVGGR; encoded by the coding sequence ATGATAGATAAGAGTTTAGTTGAAAATATATTAAATGAAGCACTTTCTACTGGCGGAGATTTTGCAGAGATTTTTGTTGAAAATAAAGTTGGAGATTCTTTCTACTTGGTTGATGGAAAAATTGAGCAAGCTATTTCAGGAAAAGACTTTGGAATTGGAATAAGAATCTTCAAAGGTTTATTTTCTGTTTATGCCTATACTAATGATATGAATAAAGAAAATCTTATAAAAGTAGCACAAAAGGCTTCTAAAGCTATAAGAGGAACTAAAGAAGATCTTGTTATAAATCTCATCAAACAAGAAATAGAAAATAAACATAAAATAATTTTAGCTCCTGGAAGCGTTTTAAAAGAGGATAAAATTTCAATTATGAAAGAAGCTTATAATGCTGCTAAAGAATATGACAACTGTATCAGTCAAGTTAGAGTAAACTATAATGATTCTACACAAAATATTTTAGTTGCTAACTCAGAGGGTATTTGGGCTGAAGATAGCAGAGTTAGAAGTAGACTTGGAATTGAAAGTATTGCTTCTGATATGAACGATATGCAAACTGGTTCATATCGGCCTGGAGCTGCTAAAGGATTTGAATTTTTTAAAGAGATTGATATAAAGTCATATGCTAAAGAAGCTTCTAGAATTGCTAAAACTATGCTTGGTGCTAAATATGCTCCAAGTGGAAAAATGCCTGTTATTATTGAAAATGAATTTGGAGGAGTAATATTCCACGAGGCATGTGGACATGGACTTGAGGCTACAAGTGTAGCTAAAGGACTTTCTGTTTTTGCGGGAAAAATTGGTGAGCAAGTTGCAAGTAGTGTTGTTTCTGCAGTAGATGACGGAACTCTCTCTAACGAGTGGGGTTCTTCAAATATAGATGACGAAGGTACTCCTACAAGAAGAAATCTTTTAATTGAAAATGGTATTTTAAAAGGCTATATGGTGGACAAGCTAAACGGAAGAAGAATGGGTGTAGAAAGTACAGGAAGTGCTAGAAGAGAATCTTATAAATATGCTCCAACATCAAGAATGACTAACACATTTATTTTAAATGGAACCTCATCTTTAGAAGATATGCTATCTAATGTTGAAAATGGAATCTATGCTAAGTATATGGGAGGAGGATCTGTTAATCCTAGTACAGGAGACTTTAATTTCTCTATTATGGAAGGATATTTAATAAAAAATGGGAAAATTACTGAACCTGTTAGAGGAGCAACTTTAATCGGTAATGGACCTGAAATTCTTCATAAAATAGATATGGTTGGAGACAATTTAGCTCATGGACAAGGAATGTGTGGATCTGTTTCTGGAAGTATTCCCGCTAACGTTGGACAACCTAGGATTAAAATAAAAGATATTGTAGTTGGAGGAAGATAA
- a CDS encoding DUF4396 domain-containing protein, translating to MFNIISKIFIVIGILSALSITIDILKHPQKEMPIMNLVWPINGLWAGIFGVWAYFTIGKYRKMDMSGMDMSNMKMDDMKDMDMSNMKMDDMKDMDMSNMKMDDMDMKGMDMSNMKMDDNKYSSFWQGVVADTLHCGAGCSLADLIGPWLFLVFPFTIFNNYTFGEWTLDYFLALLTGVTFQYAAISPMMNEKGVKVWLRALKIDFLSLSSWQIGMYGWMALVIFVWFGRLSPTTPEFWFMMQIAMCCGFITAYPVNWWLVKVGIKMGM from the coding sequence TTGTTTAACATTATTTCTAAAATCTTTATCGTTATCGGAATTCTTTCTGCATTAAGCATTACCATTGATATTTTAAAACATCCACAAAAAGAGATGCCTATTATGAATCTAGTTTGGCCTATTAATGGCCTATGGGCTGGAATCTTTGGAGTTTGGGCTTATTTTACTATTGGAAAATATAGAAAAATGGATATGAGTGGTATGGATATGAGTAATATGAAGATGGATGATATGAAAGACATGGACATGAGTAATATGAAGATGGATGACATGAAAGATATGGACATGAGCAATATGAAGATGGATGACATGGATATGAAAGGCATGGATATGAGCAATATGAAAATGGATGATAATAAATATTCAAGTTTTTGGCAAGGTGTTGTTGCTGATACTCTACATTGTGGTGCTGGTTGCTCTTTAGCTGACCTAATTGGTCCATGGCTATTTTTAGTATTTCCTTTTACTATTTTTAACAATTACACTTTTGGTGAGTGGACATTAGATTATTTTCTAGCTTTACTAACTGGTGTAACTTTCCAATATGCTGCAATCTCTCCTATGATGAATGAAAAAGGGGTAAAAGTATGGTTAAGAGCTCTTAAAATAGATTTTCTTTCTCTTAGCTCGTGGCAAATAGGTATGTATGGTTGGATGGCTCTTGTTATATTTGTTTGGTTTGGTCGTCTATCTCCTACAACTCCGGAGTTTTGGTTTATGATGCAAATTGCTATGTGTTGTGGTTTTATAACTGCATATCCTGTAAACTGGTGGTTAGTAAAAGTTGGAATAAAAATGGGAATGTAA
- a CDS encoding TldD/PmbA family protein has product MDIKLFIDKVFDTAKDMKLDDFEIYFTSSENETIKVFKGEIDTYSNSQNMGISFRVKVNEKMGYSYTESLEEEDIIPLIERAISNAKVIENLDVIEIYGEKSIYEKIDAFNPDLKAVTVDAKINFLLKAEKTALELDSRIKSVNYCMIGSGYGENIIKNSKGLDLYHNGNSIYAYIAVVAQDGESIKNDSAYIVTKNFSEMDPVKLATEAVTKALNKLNSTSIESNVYNVIIENDAFADLLGAMSGIFSGEAIQKGVSKLKGKIGEAVASSIVTITDNPHLKDGYGSAPFDAEGVPTQCKHLIENGILKTYLHNLKTAKKDNVKTTGNAAKGGYKGTMGISSFNLYLEKGDHSFQDLLNKLQNGILITGFSGLHSGLNSISGDFSLATEGFLIENGIISKPLNQVTSAGNFFELLKNIEYIGSDLKFNLSGVGSPSILINNISISS; this is encoded by the coding sequence ATGGATATAAAATTATTTATAGATAAAGTTTTTGATACTGCTAAAGATATGAAGTTAGATGATTTTGAAATTTATTTTACATCTTCTGAAAATGAAACTATTAAGGTTTTTAAAGGTGAAATTGACACATATAGTAACTCACAAAATATGGGAATCTCTTTTAGAGTTAAAGTTAATGAAAAAATGGGATACTCTTATACTGAATCTCTTGAAGAAGAGGATATCATACCACTTATAGAAAGAGCTATCTCTAATGCTAAAGTTATTGAGAATCTAGATGTTATTGAAATATATGGAGAAAAAAGTATTTATGAAAAAATCGACGCTTTTAATCCAGATCTTAAAGCTGTTACAGTTGATGCTAAAATCAATTTCTTACTAAAAGCTGAAAAAACTGCTTTAGAATTAGATTCTAGAATAAAAAGTGTTAACTATTGTATGATTGGTAGTGGATATGGAGAAAATATTATAAAAAATTCAAAAGGCTTAGACCTTTATCATAATGGAAACTCTATATATGCTTACATAGCTGTTGTTGCTCAAGATGGAGAGTCTATTAAAAATGATTCGGCATATATTGTGACTAAAAACTTTTCAGAGATGGACCCTGTTAAATTAGCTACCGAAGCTGTTACTAAGGCTTTGAATAAATTAAATTCAACGTCTATAGAAAGCAATGTTTATAATGTAATTATCGAAAATGATGCTTTTGCAGATCTTTTAGGAGCTATGAGTGGAATTTTTTCTGGTGAAGCTATTCAAAAAGGCGTTTCAAAATTAAAAGGTAAAATTGGAGAAGCTGTTGCTAGTTCTATTGTTACAATAACTGATAATCCTCATTTAAAAGATGGTTATGGTAGTGCTCCCTTTGATGCAGAAGGAGTTCCAACTCAGTGTAAACATCTTATTGAAAATGGTATTTTAAAAACATATCTCCATAATCTAAAAACAGCTAAAAAAGATAATGTAAAAACAACAGGAAATGCTGCTAAAGGCGGGTATAAAGGAACAATGGGAATTTCATCTTTTAATCTTTATTTAGAAAAAGGAGACCATTCATTCCAAGATCTTTTAAATAAATTGCAAAATGGTATTTTAATCACAGGTTTTTCTGGTTTACATTCTGGATTAAACTCTATCTCAGGAGACTTTTCTCTAGCTACAGAAGGATTTTTAATTGAAAATGGAATTATTTCCAAACCATTAAACCAAGTTACTTCAGCTGGGAATTTTTTCGAGCTTTTAAAAAATATCGAATATATTGGAAGTGATTTAAAATTTAATCTATCTGGTGTTGGTTCACCTTCAATTCTAATTAATAATATAAGTATCTCATCATAA
- a CDS encoding DUF1846 domain-containing protein, whose product MKIGFDHNKYLEEQSKYILERVNNFDKLYLEFGGKLLFDLHAKRVLPGFDENAKIKLLQKLKEKVEVIICVYAGDIERNKIRGDFGITYDMDVFRLIDDLRERELEVNSVVITRYDDQPSTSLFITKLERRGIKVYKHRATKGYPTDVDTIVSEEGYGKNPFIETTKPIVVVTAPGPGSGKLATCLSQLYHENKRGNAVGYSKFETFPVWNVPLKHPLNIAYEAATVDLKDVNMIDSFHLEAYGETAVNYNRDIEAFPVLKRIIEKITNKESIYKSPTDMGVNRVGFGITDDEVVREASKQEIIRRYFKTGCEYKKGYVDKETFQRAKLIMEELDLKESDRKVVTAAREHLDKQKQACEKNELLSSVAMELSNEMIFTGKKSNVLDASSAVLINALKAIAGINDNIHLISPTIIEDITKLKKNTLQSKNLGLDCEEMLIALTISATTNPMAQAALDQLPMLKGAQLHSTTILGKGDEQTLRKLGVDVTSDPVFPTENLYYNE is encoded by the coding sequence ATGAAAATAGGTTTTGATCACAATAAATATCTAGAGGAACAATCGAAATATATCCTAGAAAGAGTTAATAATTTTGACAAATTATATCTTGAGTTTGGTGGTAAACTGTTATTTGACTTACATGCAAAAAGAGTTTTACCGGGGTTTGATGAAAACGCAAAAATCAAATTACTTCAAAAATTAAAAGAAAAAGTTGAAGTTATAATCTGTGTTTATGCTGGAGATATCGAAAGAAATAAGATTAGAGGAGATTTCGGTATTACATATGATATGGATGTTTTTAGATTAATCGATGATTTAAGAGAGCGTGAGCTTGAAGTAAATAGTGTTGTTATAACAAGATATGACGACCAACCATCTACATCTCTTTTTATAACAAAATTAGAGAGAAGAGGAATTAAAGTTTACAAACATAGAGCTACAAAAGGATATCCTACTGATGTTGACACTATAGTTAGTGAAGAAGGATATGGAAAAAATCCATTTATTGAAACAACTAAGCCAATTGTTGTTGTTACTGCTCCAGGACCTGGAAGTGGAAAATTAGCTACTTGTTTAAGTCAACTTTATCATGAAAATAAAAGAGGAAATGCTGTTGGGTATTCAAAATTTGAAACTTTCCCTGTTTGGAACGTACCTTTAAAGCATCCTTTAAATATAGCTTATGAAGCTGCTACTGTAGATTTAAAAGACGTTAATATGATTGACTCATTCCACCTTGAAGCATATGGTGAGACTGCTGTTAACTACAACAGAGACATTGAAGCTTTCCCAGTATTAAAAAGAATTATTGAAAAAATAACAAATAAAGAATCAATCTATAAATCTCCAACTGATATGGGAGTTAATAGAGTAGGTTTTGGAATCACTGATGATGAAGTTGTTAGAGAAGCTTCTAAACAAGAGATTATCAGAAGATACTTCAAAACTGGATGTGAATATAAAAAAGGATATGTTGATAAAGAAACTTTCCAAAGAGCTAAGCTTATTATGGAAGAGTTAGATTTAAAAGAGAGTGATAGAAAAGTAGTTACTGCTGCTAGAGAACATTTAGATAAGCAAAAACAAGCTTGTGAGAAAAATGAACTTTTATCATCTGTTGCTATGGAACTTTCAAATGAAATGATTTTCACTGGTAAAAAATCTAATGTTTTAGATGCTTCATCAGCTGTTTTAATCAATGCTTTAAAAGCTATCGCTGGAATTAACGATAATATCCACTTAATATCTCCAACAATAATCGAAGATATTACAAAATTAAAGAAGAATACATTACAAAGCAAAAATTTAGGATTAGATTGTGAAGAGATGCTTATTGCTCTTACTATTTCAGCTACAACTAACCCTATGGCTCAAGCTGCTCTTGATCAACTTCCAATGTTAAAAGGAGCACAACTTCACTCAACTACTATCTTAGGTAAAGGTGACGAGCAAACATTAAGAAAACTTGGTGTTGATGTAACATCAGACCCAGTATTCCCAACTGAAAACTTATATTATAACGAATAA
- a CDS encoding mechanosensitive ion channel family protein, which produces MENFLGNMSDEVILYIAKYSPVLIKKAIYLLILYFTYNPVKEFVVGSLKKILRKKILDELLVNFLLTSTSLMIMIFYFLNLLEILGLKTTSILALIGSVGVGIGLALKGSLSDVAGGIQILVSKPFKKGDFIIAAGTEGAVQKISFLYTILNSVDNKKIIVPNGKLSSSIVTTVTANPQRRADFLFFTDKKCNIDKVREVLFDVVNNHPSVLKDKDIFVKFAKETPIASEFIVRVWTLKENFRDLNADIQEEVKKRFDKEGIRIPYQSYEIKKYL; this is translated from the coding sequence ATGGAAAATTTTTTAGGGAATATGTCAGATGAAGTTATATTATATATAGCAAAATATTCTCCTGTGCTTATAAAAAAAGCGATATATTTATTAATACTTTATTTTACATATAATCCAGTTAAAGAGTTTGTGGTAGGTTCATTAAAGAAAATATTAAGAAAAAAGATTTTAGATGAATTGTTAGTAAATTTTTTACTGACATCAACAAGTTTAATGATAATGATTTTTTATTTTCTTAACTTATTAGAAATTTTAGGATTAAAAACTACATCAATTTTAGCATTAATAGGATCTGTAGGTGTTGGAATAGGATTAGCATTAAAAGGAAGTTTATCAGATGTAGCTGGTGGAATACAGATTTTAGTATCAAAACCTTTTAAAAAAGGCGATTTTATTATTGCTGCTGGAACAGAGGGAGCAGTTCAAAAGATAAGTTTTTTATATACTATTTTAAATAGTGTAGACAATAAAAAAATTATAGTTCCAAATGGAAAATTATCATCATCAATAGTTACTACAGTTACAGCCAATCCACAAAGAAGAGCAGATTTTTTATTTTTTACAGATAAAAAATGTAATATAGATAAAGTTAGAGAAGTACTTTTTGATGTTGTAAATAACCATCCGTCTGTTTTAAAGGACAAAGATATATTTGTTAAATTTGCAAAAGAGACACCAATAGCGTCAGAGTTTATTGTAAGAGTTTGGACTTTAAAAGAAAATTTTAGAGACTTAAATGCTGATATTCAAGAAGAAGTTAAAAAAAGATTTGATAAAGAGGGAATAAGAATTCCATATCAATCATATGAAATAAAAAAATACCTCTAA
- a CDS encoding nucleoside hydrolase: MKKLPIIIDCDPGCDDTIALLLAFASESLDIKGVTVSAGNVHINNTTENTRKLVGAFKPEIKVAKGCEKPLFKTIVTAPEVHGETGLGCVVLPETEKMIEKINAVEFIAQTLKESEEKITIVITGPMTNIAVFLMMYPELKSKIEKFVIMGGSSIGGNVTPSAEFNIYVDAEAADIVFKSGVEIVLCPLDVTMKAFVTEKELKEIGEIEGLASEVAYGAIKNALDFYKEFYQKTEVPMHDPCTIAYLLNPNIFKGQKVFLGTELKGEFTYGETIIDYRNKLGKEKNAFVLNEINREEFIKLIKNSVKILKK, from the coding sequence ATGAAAAAGTTACCAATAATAATAGATTGTGATCCAGGATGCGATGATACAATAGCGTTGCTTTTAGCTTTTGCTAGTGAAAGTTTAGATATAAAAGGAGTTACAGTTTCAGCAGGAAATGTTCATATAAATAATACAACGGAAAATACAAGAAAATTAGTAGGGGCTTTTAAACCGGAAATTAAAGTTGCAAAAGGGTGTGAGAAACCATTATTTAAAACTATAGTAACAGCTCCAGAAGTACATGGTGAAACTGGTCTTGGATGCGTAGTTTTACCTGAAACAGAAAAAATGATTGAAAAAATTAATGCAGTTGAATTTATAGCTCAAACATTAAAAGAAAGTGAAGAAAAGATAACTATTGTAATAACGGGACCGATGACAAATATAGCTGTATTTTTAATGATGTATCCAGAACTAAAATCAAAGATAGAAAAATTTGTAATAATGGGAGGCTCATCAATAGGTGGAAATGTAACACCTTCAGCAGAGTTTAATATCTATGTTGATGCAGAAGCTGCAGATATTGTTTTTAAATCTGGAGTTGAAATTGTATTATGTCCATTAGATGTAACTATGAAAGCTTTTGTTACTGAAAAAGAATTAAAAGAAATAGGAGAAATAGAAGGATTAGCATCTGAAGTAGCATATGGAGCTATAAAAAATGCTCTTGATTTCTACAAAGAATTTTATCAAAAAACAGAAGTTCCAATGCACGACCCTTGTACAATTGCATATTTATTGAATCCAAATATTTTTAAAGGACAAAAAGTATTTTTAGGAACAGAACTTAAAGGTGAATTCACTTATGGTGAAACAATAATAGATTATAGAAATAAACTTGGAAAAGAGAAAAATGCATTTGTTTTAAACGAGATTAATAGAGAAGAATTTATAAAACTTATAAAAAATTCGGTGAAAATTTTAAAAAAATAA
- the gltS gene encoding sodium/glutamate symporter: protein MTIELSTIQTIAMAVVVLYIGKFLNHNFKFLKENCIPESVTGGTAFSIITFIGYKTGMFNFIFEDSLRNIFMIAFFTTVGYSASLKLLKKAGMPVFMFLIASVGLAISQNILGVGLAQILKLNPLIGLATGSMSTTGGPGTAGAFAPILESYGAEGATVVAMATATYALIVGSLISGPLANRLIKKHNLLEKRDGVGMYDSDEEKKTPLDPKHVSTASFQIIMAMGIGSLISNYLSKAGIVLPSYIGAMFAAALIRNISDFTGAYEVHLDIINIIGGFTLTIFLSMTLMSFKLWELQGLALPLVIMLVAQTILIGVFAYFITFRLTGKDYDAVVMTSGHCGCGFGTTPKALANMEALTAKYFPSPKAFFVIPIVGGLFIDFFNAGIITLFMNILH from the coding sequence ATGACAATTGAGTTATCAACAATTCAGACTATAGCAATGGCAGTTGTTGTATTGTATATAGGTAAATTTTTAAATCACAACTTCAAATTTTTAAAGGAAAACTGTATTCCTGAATCAGTTACAGGAGGAACAGCCTTCTCGATAATTACTTTTATTGGATATAAAACGGGTATGTTTAATTTTATATTCGAAGATTCTTTAAGAAATATATTTATGATTGCATTTTTTACAACAGTAGGATATTCAGCTAGTTTAAAATTATTAAAAAAAGCAGGAATGCCTGTATTTATGTTTTTAATAGCTTCAGTAGGATTAGCAATATCACAAAATATACTAGGAGTAGGATTAGCACAAATTTTAAAATTAAATCCATTGATAGGATTAGCTACAGGATCTATGTCAACGACAGGTGGTCCAGGAACAGCTGGAGCTTTTGCTCCTATTTTAGAAAGTTATGGGGCAGAGGGAGCAACAGTAGTTGCAATGGCTACTGCAACATATGCTTTGATAGTTGGAAGTTTAATATCAGGACCACTAGCTAATAGATTGATAAAAAAACATAATCTTTTAGAGAAAAGAGATGGTGTTGGAATGTATGACTCAGATGAAGAGAAAAAGACACCATTAGATCCAAAACATGTTTCTACGGCTTCTTTTCAAATAATAATGGCTATGGGAATAGGAAGTTTGATATCTAACTATTTATCAAAAGCGGGAATAGTTTTACCGTCTTATATTGGAGCTATGTTTGCAGCAGCTTTAATTAGAAATATATCTGATTTCACTGGAGCATACGAAGTTCATTTAGATATTATAAATATAATTGGAGGATTTACATTAACTATATTCCTTTCAATGACTTTAATGAGTTTCAAATTATGGGAATTACAAGGATTGGCACTCCCTTTAGTAATAATGTTAGTTGCTCAGACAATATTAATAGGAGTATTTGCATACTTTATTACGTTTAGATTGACAGGAAAAGATTACGATGCAGTTGTAATGACAAGTGGTCATTGTGGATGTGGATTTGGAACAACACCAAAAGCATTAGCAAATATGGAAGCTTTAACAGCAAAATATTTCCCATCACCAAAAGCATTTTTTGTTATTCCTATAGTAGGTGGATTATTTATAGATTTCTTTAATGCTGGAATAATAACTTTATTTATGAATATTTTACATTAA